GATGGCGCTGGCCCGCCAGCGGGTGCCGACCGTTTCGAGGCGGATGGCCACGCACTGCACCCGCGGCTTTCCGTAGACCATCACGACGGCCTCGATCACCCCCTGCCGCGGTTCGGAGATGTGCACCCGACCAATCGCAATGACCGGTCGCTGAGGTTTCAGGCCTTTCAACG
This sequence is a window from Cryobacterium sp. CG_9.6. Protein-coding genes within it:
- a CDS encoding Rv3235 family protein, translating into MPDPEPLLINLTRGVMEVMAGARELEQLARWMSDDAFKHLLTRVVLTARARALKGLKPQRPVIAIGRVHISEPRQGVIEAVVMVYGKPRVQCVAIRLETVGTRWRASAINVL